Sequence from the Deltaproteobacteria bacterium IMCC39524 genome:
AGAACGCCCGGATCCAGCGCCAACCTGGCAGCTTGCTCCTGCCGCCACTTCTTGAGCGTCTTGACCCTCTCTTCGATGCTCGGATCCTTGGCTCCCCGGCGTGGCAGGCGGGGGAATTTAGGCAGCTCAGCCTCCGCTGTTTCCAGCCCTTCACGAACCGCAGACATCAGGGCGCGCCCATACCTTTCGATCAGGCGTGGCGACAAACCTTCAAGGCCCTTCAGGTTGGCTTTATCCCTCGGCATGCGCAGAGCCAGGGCCAGCAACGACTTGTTGCCTATCACCTTGTAAACCGGTCGATTCAGGCGTTCCCCTTCTTTTTCACGCCATTGTAATAACTTTTCCAACACACCGAGTTCACGTGGCGACAAGGTTCCGGCACCTTTAAAACGCAGGCAGATCGGGCCATCGACTTCGGCGAAACGGACGTCCTCCATCAGGGCAAACTCTTCCATTGCCCAGCTGATACGAGCCTTCTCTTCAAGACGTTTTTCGAAAATCTCCACCAGACGATGCAGGTGACAGGTGTCCTCGGCAGCGTAACGCACCATTTCGGCAGGAAGAGGCCGTTGTGACCAGTCAGCACGCTGGTATTTCTTGTCGAGCTCTACAGAAAAATATTTTCGCAGCAGATCGGCAAGGCCGATGCGCTCCTCGCCAAGCAATTGCGCGCTGATCATGGTATCGAAGAGGCCATCAATGGTCAGATTGAAATCCCGCTTTAAGCTGCGCAGATCGTAATCAGCCGCATGGAAAATTTTACGAATCTCCGGGTTGCTAAACACCGCGTGCAAAGGGCTGAGATCTGTGGCCGCAAGAGGATCGATCAAGACCGTCTTCTGCTCTGTTGAAACCTGGATCAGGCAGACTTTTTCCTGGTAGTTGTGCATTGAGTCTGCTTCCAGGTCGACGGCGATCGTCGTCTCTTTGGCCAGAAGTTCGGCCAATTCTGCGACCTGGGCATTGGTTGTCAATATTTCAATCTGTTCCATGTTGTTTCAAATCCAATCTTTAATTAGGTCTTCTTGTGACAAACTCTGATTGCGGAAAAAGGGACTGTCCCTAGATCATTTCCTGCAGATAATTGAAGTTCGATGTGCCCGGCAGGGGTTCATCCTGCTCAAAGGCAGCCAGCACACGACGGGCCTCGGCGGAAGACGCCCCCAGGTGAGAGAGATCGACCACGAACCGACGGCAGCCCATCTTGTGCAATTCGGCGAGATGCCCGATCAGCGAAAAATCCTGTTCCGGGCGAACCACGGTCAAGCCGCTGCGGTGATCCACACGGTAAGCCTCATCGCGATCAGAAACGATCGGCTGATCAGACTTGACCCCTTTCAAGGGAATGCGCGAGGTCATCATCGGCAGGTTGGCGTAAGCGGTGATCGTCAAGGGCAGGCCGGTCTCCCGGTTGAGCAACGCCGAAAAGTTCTCGCGATCGTCTTCAACGTAGAGAGTCGCGCCTGAAAGGCCCAGCTCGCCCCAACCGAGTGCAGCCTGGCTGTTGGTGGTGAACAAGCGGTAGCCGCTCTCCAGCAAGAGGCCTTGCATACCGTCAAAAAGAACCAGCTGGCTGATATTCTGCAACCGGAAGCGTTTAAAACCCGCTTCGGTCAAGAGCTTGATCTCTGTTTGAAAAGCAGACCAGTCGGCGTCAAAAATTGCCAGGGGCAAATCCCAGAGGACCTGCTCCGTATGTTTTGCGGTGCGTCCGCCCGCACCAAGCTTGTTAGAGCAACCGGGCGCAAGCGGCAGGATCAACTCATGCACACCCTTCTGCTTGAGCAAAGAAAGATCATGCAGGTTGCTGCTTGCCACGGCAAAGCGAGGCGGGGAAACCGGAGCCGTTCCTGCCGGGGCCAGATCGGCCATCGCCTGACGACGGTGATCGGTGCGAGCCTCGTGCTGACGGGCTTCGAGGAGTTCCGCCAACTCCTGGTAAAACTCACGACGAACCGCGTTGAGTCGGCTGAGCGGCAGAACCACGGCAGGCAAAGGGCCACATTCGAGAGGACCCAGAGCGAGTGGCAACTGCCCGGTTTTGCCAAAGACCTTGGCCAGAACCTCCTGCGACAGGGGCCGATCCTTGGCCGGGAAGGTCTCCACGCTAAAGTTGCGTGCTAATGACAAGCCATGACAGGCAGCGGTCAGTTCAATGCGATCGCTGGTCGGCATATGGATCGAGAGATCAATCACCGCCTTGCCTGGAGTGACACTTTCCAAACGTTTGCGGCAGGCAGACTGACTCAGGTTGAAAGCCTGTCCCGCAGAGACTTTGAAAACGCGATCCCCGGCACGGAACGACTTGTCAGGCGGGCAGCCGACCGCAACCCGTTCGCCACTATTGGCCCGGGTGACCTCTTTTCCTGCCAGACGCAGGTCACGAATGGTAAAGGCCGTGCCTGGCTTGTCCGTCGCCGGCTGGATGCGCAGGCGATCACCGAGATGGATCGGATCGCGCGAAACAAAGGTCAGTAGCCCACCCTGGCACTGCGCAACCGAGCCGATCAAGCGGCCGGTGGCGCCATGAACTCCGGGGTTAACGATATCCGTTGGAGTGTTGCCCGGCAAGAAGCCGCGGGTCGGTTGGCGGCCAAAAGAATCCTTAAGCAGTTCCTTGGCGGTAACGATCGCCGTCGAACGCTCGCGTTCGGAGGCATCGAGCACCGTACGGTAAGCCTCGACAACCTTGGCCACGTACTCGGCGCTCTTCATGCGCCCTTCAATCTTGAAACTCATCACACCCGCAGCAGCCAATTCGGGCAAAAGCTCGATCGCCGAAAGATCGTTGGGTGAGAAGTAGTAACCGTCCTTGCCCTTATGATGATAACGCCGCCTGCAGGGCTGTGCGCAGCGGCCGCGATTGCCGCTCAGACCTCCGAGCCAGGAGGAGAAACTGCACTGCCCGGAGAGAGAAAAGCAGTGGGCACCGTGAATAAAATGCTCAAGATCGAGGCTGGTTTCGCTCTTGATTACGGAAATTTCTTTGAGGCTCAGTTCTCGGGCCAGCACAGCGCGGGAGAAACCGAGACGTTCCGCCATTTTGACCCCGGCGGCGTTGTGGATCGTCAATTGCGTCGAAGCGTGCAGCTCAATGCCGGGGAAATGCCGCTTGGCCAGACGCCAGACGCCCATATCCTGGAGGATCACGGCATCAACACCGATTGCTTCAACGGCGGCGAGAACATCGATCAGATGGGAAAGCTCTTTTTCTTTAACCAGGGTATTCAGGGTGAGAAAGACTTTGCGTTGCCGGGCATGAGCATAACCGACCATGCGCTCCAGCTCATCGCGATTGACGTTTTTGGCCTTGGCTCGCGCAGAGAATTCCTTGAGGCCGACATAAACCGCATCAGCACCGAATTCCATGGCAGCGAAAAAAGCTTCGAGGCTACCTGCGGGCGCAAGCAGCTCGATTTTTTGTGGTGTGTGGACGTGCGTCATTTTTACTTGCTTGATCGAAAGAAAAAGCCGGGAAAAACCCGGCCAACCAGATACTTGTGCACCTTAGCATGTGAGTGCGTGGGGTGGCAAGCAGTGGAAGGCCGAGGCTACAATCTTGAAACGCCAGGTGCTTATATGCAAAAGCTGAAGAGAACCTCTTAAACTTGACCAAAACTTGCAAGAGACATCCCGCCAGGCGCCTTCCTTTTGTCCCGGCGGAAACAAGAAAACAAGCAAAGAAACACGCCATTTTTGCCTCTGATTTCAAGAAATCGCCACAATGACTGATATGTTTAACCTTACCTCCACCGTCCCCCATCCCACTCACACAGAGTAAAATGCCCCGGCCTGGTCCCGGTAACCGCCAGACTCTGCTCACCCCGGGTCAGGTAAACCGCCCCCGGGCCCATCATGCTGAAACCATTATTATCAAACTTGATACACGGCTTATCATCACAGGGAGGATAATTCGGGCTGGCAAAAGAAACAGCGCTTCCCGGAGCCCCGTTGTTGTTGCTGCAGGCACGACGATCAATGCCGGAAGCCCAACCAAAGGAAACTCCCGGCGGCAGACTGTTCTGCCAGAGCAGGTCCGCTTCGCCTGTCTCTGCAACGCCATTAGCATTATCATCCTGCCATGCATAGGCGGTATAAACACTCGCATCAGGATCAAAAACCAGGAAAGTCCGCTGCAGGACAAGGGCTCCATTGTTCAGGGTCAAGCTGCCGCCCCCTTCCGCCCGACACTGCAACGCTTTGAGATCTTCGAGCAGTTGGTGACCAGCCCTTTTAAGTTGCCAATCACGTGCGAACTTCTGCCCTCCCCAGGTCGCCAATGCCGCCATGATGCCGAGCAGAGACATCACCAGAAGTAATTCCAAAAGGGTGAAACCACGGGATTTATGGACACCTTTTACCTTGCGGGCCTCTAGACAGCTGAGAGTCTTCATTGTTGCCTCCAGGACAGGACCTTGACGGAGCCCTGTCCCCCGACCGGGCCCAGTAAACGGCTGGCCGTACCCAGTTGGGTCACCTCTCCTGTCAGAGACACGGCAACCACCACACCCGGCGCGGTCACAACGCGTCCGATCGTCGCCGCGTCGAGATTCCGGCTGAATTTTTCTTCTCCAGCCTCATTGAGCGCAACAAGACGACCATGCGTGGTCGTCTCACCGGAGGACAGGAGAGAGTGGTAA
This genomic interval carries:
- a CDS encoding U32 family peptidase, with the translated sequence MTHVHTPQKIELLAPAGSLEAFFAAMEFGADAVYVGLKEFSARAKAKNVNRDELERMVGYAHARQRKVFLTLNTLVKEKELSHLIDVLAAVEAIGVDAVILQDMGVWRLAKRHFPGIELHASTQLTIHNAAGVKMAERLGFSRAVLARELSLKEISVIKSETSLDLEHFIHGAHCFSLSGQCSFSSWLGGLSGNRGRCAQPCRRRYHHKGKDGYYFSPNDLSAIELLPELAAAGVMSFKIEGRMKSAEYVAKVVEAYRTVLDASERERSTAIVTAKELLKDSFGRQPTRGFLPGNTPTDIVNPGVHGATGRLIGSVAQCQGGLLTFVSRDPIHLGDRLRIQPATDKPGTAFTIRDLRLAGKEVTRANSGERVAVGCPPDKSFRAGDRVFKVSAGQAFNLSQSACRKRLESVTPGKAVIDLSIHMPTSDRIELTAACHGLSLARNFSVETFPAKDRPLSQEVLAKVFGKTGQLPLALGPLECGPLPAVVLPLSRLNAVRREFYQELAELLEARQHEARTDHRRQAMADLAPAGTAPVSPPRFAVASSNLHDLSLLKQKGVHELILPLAPGCSNKLGAGGRTAKHTEQVLWDLPLAIFDADWSAFQTEIKLLTEAGFKRFRLQNISQLVLFDGMQGLLLESGYRLFTTNSQAALGWGELGLSGATLYVEDDRENFSALLNRETGLPLTITAYANLPMMTSRIPLKGVKSDQPIVSDRDEAYRVDHRSGLTVVRPEQDFSLIGHLAELHKMGCRRFVVDLSHLGASSAEARRVLAAFEQDEPLPGTSNFNYLQEMI
- a CDS encoding prepilin-type N-terminal cleavage/methylation domain-containing protein gives rise to the protein MKTLSCLEARKVKGVHKSRGFTLLELLLVMSLLGIMAALATWGGQKFARDWQLKRAGHQLLEDLKALQCRAEGGGSLTLNNGALVLQRTFLVFDPDASVYTAYAWQDDNANGVAETGEADLLWQNSLPPGVSFGWASGIDRRACSNNNGAPGSAVSFASPNYPPCDDKPCIKFDNNGFSMMGPGAVYLTRGEQSLAVTGTRPGHFTLCEWDGGRWR
- a CDS encoding HRDC domain-containing protein encodes the protein MEQIEILTTNAQVAELAELLAKETTIAVDLEADSMHNYQEKVCLIQVSTEQKTVLIDPLAATDLSPLHAVFSNPEIRKIFHAADYDLRSLKRDFNLTIDGLFDTMISAQLLGEERIGLADLLRKYFSVELDKKYQRADWSQRPLPAEMVRYAAEDTCHLHRLVEIFEKRLEEKARISWAMEEFALMEDVRFAEVDGPICLRFKGAGTLSPRELGVLEKLLQWREKEGERLNRPVYKVIGNKSLLALALRMPRDKANLKGLEGLSPRLIERYGRALMSAVREGLETAEAELPKFPRLPRRGAKDPSIEERVKTLKKWRQEQAARLALDPGVLINNAALEGLAAANPQSTQALDEFVGLKNWQKKELGESLLATLAR